One genomic segment of Hordeum vulgare subsp. vulgare chromosome 2H, MorexV3_pseudomolecules_assembly, whole genome shotgun sequence includes these proteins:
- the LOC123425915 gene encoding autophagy-related protein 8A produces the protein MAKTCFKTEHPLERRQAESARIREKYADRIPVIVEKADKSDVPEIDKKKYLVPADLTVGQFVYVVRKRIKLSPEKAIFVFVNSTLPPTASLMSAIYEENKDEDGFLYMTYSGENTFGSA, from the exons ATGGCCAAGACTTGCTTCAAGACCGAGCACCCCCTGG AGAGGAGGCAAGCTGAATCTGCCAGGATCCGTGAGAAGTACGCTGATAGAATTCCG GTGATTGTTGAGAAGGCTGATAAGTCTGATGTCCCGGAAATTGATAAGAAGAA GTATCTTGTCCCTGCCGACCTTACTGTTGGCCAGTTTGTCTACGTGGTACGGAAGAGGATCAAGCTTAGCCCAGAAAAGGCCATCTTCGTCTTTGTGAATAGCACCTTGCCACCGACTG CTTCGTTGATGTCTGCGATCTATGAAGAAAACAAGGACGAGGATGGCTTCCTGTACATGACTTACAGTGGCGAGAACACTTTCGGGTCTGCCTAA